In Hemitrygon akajei chromosome 17, sHemAka1.3, whole genome shotgun sequence, one DNA window encodes the following:
- the LOC140740752 gene encoding Friend virus susceptibility protein 1-like isoform X1 has translation MVTTYTYPTPQDEAEGNDFDSDYAQAEGDARVRPGEALNAGRRQVQYKDYTMKELSGMGQRFRQKPSEPLAAWLLRIWEEGGGHIYLTPEELVGMGTLATDPRLNQELRGRSVDTDYLFYTVTAAAYRVFPSAMDWDHKVADWETGEEGAQVLRQQALAAALYAHRLGQWAHGGGPEDELFTAGMQTRLVRSAAPALRGVVLSITGPLIGSPIARVIGAMQTLSEIATPRSRARPVSTDRQKKERPPGPSRRELFLSLLQAGVRKEEIDGF, from the exons ATGGTCACCACGTATACTTATCCTACCCCCCAGGATGAGGCGGAGGGAAACGATTTTGATTCTGACTATGCTCAGGCCGAGGGCGATGCGCGGGTAAGACCGGGAGAGGCCCTAAATGCGGGTCggaggcaggtacaatataaGGATTACACCATGAAGGAATTGTCCGGGATGGGCCAGAGGTTCCGGCAGAAACCATCGGAACCTTTGGCGGCTTGGTTATtacggatatgggaagaaggaggggggcATATCTATCTAACTCCGGAGGAGTTGGTAGGTATGGGGACGTTAGCCACAGACCCTCGCCTTAATCAAGAGTTGCGGGGTCGGAGCGTCGACACTGATTATTTGTTCTATACTGTTACTGCTGCCGCCTATAGAGTCTTCCCTTCCGCTATGGATTGGGACCATAAAGTTGCGGATTGGGAGACGGGGGAGGAAGGAGCACAGGTGCTGCGGCAGCAAGCCCTGGCGGCTGCCCTATATGCCCATCGGCTGGGCCAGTGGGCCCATGGGGGAGGGCCAGAGGATGAACTCTTCACCGCCGGTATGCAGACCCGCCTGGTCCGCTCAGCGGCTCCCGCATTACGGGGAGTTGTATTATCAATAACGGGACCCTTGATCGGGAGCCCTATCGCCCGTGTTATAGGGGCCATGCAGACATTGTCTGAAATAGCCACCCCCCGTAGCCGGGCTCGGCCCGTGTCTACGGATCGGCAGAAGAAAGAGCGACCGCCAGGACCGAGTAGGCGAGAACTGTTCCTCTCACTGTTGCAGGCAGGTGTCCGTAAGGAAGAAATAGATG GATTTTGA
- the LOC140740752 gene encoding uncharacterized protein isoform X2 produces the protein MWMRLTGACGRNKQDGEFLWAFGQGRCQMLQQAVDRLNQRVGKGGTPLERLFPPDGNQAGIDIEEDEEEKMVSVVGQQDFDDALIRPTPGYPICGTVTAIWLTQSPTCTM, from the exons ATGTGGATGCGGCTCACTGGAGCATGTGGCAGAAACAAGCAGGACGGCGAGTTCCTCTGGGCTTTTGGTCAAGGAAGATGCCAGATGCTGCAACAAGCAGTGGACCGGTTAAACCagcgggtggggaaggggggcacCCCGTTGGAGCGCCTGTTTCCCCCTGATGGTAACCAGGCTGgcattgacattgaggaagacgaGGAAGAAAAAATGGTGTCTGTTGTAGGACAACAG GATTTTGATGATGCTCTTATACGGCCTACCCCTGGTTACCCTATCTGTGGAACGGTTACTGCTATTTGGCTTACGCAGTCCCCTACCTGCACCATGTGA